A portion of the Acidobacteriota bacterium genome contains these proteins:
- a CDS encoding FG-GAP-like repeat-containing protein, with the protein MKRVVGVCALLLLIAGSPTAFGGEAAHYDAAGQPVLWDPSLPVPYRVDRGSLGGLSNVQAVALVRDLIGVWEAVPTSTLRFERLGSTAEDVDRSNFARYLGAFSGQTTPAGENVVAFDSSGEVFDALFGVGTGIVGFANTTWVDDGSGPIPLSGTAPAGARMVEAAVFLNGRFIDGAQAPNDDNFEISRPAFEAAVVHELGHFAGLGHTQVRGLAYPPFSDLPGLTGPVETMFPYIQPNGSQTTLERDDVVTLSRLYPTADFLASTGCAEGSITTFDGEPQPGINVIATHRDEPDDALSTVSLGADGRFRLCGLRPSAPYTLHIGEIDAFHAGGSRVGPYSPPRILPGPAEAWSGDDEGFHEAFDTAEVFSVQAGGLRPELDFMVEAQAWAVINQELSGQVGPLDVAHGDFDGDGTLDLVGGRTGAIGGETGNDVVFYRGLGGGLFDRPRTVAPFPGVSQVEAIHLNPQVDRFLDFAAASDSQGTVRGFLGDGRGGFSTGVVLFQLDLENFASEVTLAAGRVDGDNLDDLVLLARYSDAAAGLEVDTSVISLLNDGAGSFPPTVNVLPSASRLAGMSHRRLLLGDFTGEGRADLVFIGDPGVREGDGPALWLMAGDGVGGFGWNRVALGAIAEKLGRGLAAADFDQDGRLDLAVISLAAPGAPPNFTRSWIELLRGSGDGSFEPMARYWVPESSQDALVSGDFDGDGHADVASAGAFYGPGRPGARLTVAYGDGAGGIRGREVVSGLAEFPGATPSALAAADLDADGRLDLLSSSGALPGQAEDHRPRWTSVLRRPTGCEPSPRHLCLSDRFRAEVVWQDFEGRRGGGRAVPITADTGSFWFFGQNHHELAVKVVDGRSDNGFYWVFFGSLSNVAFTLTVTDTFTGAVRSYHNPGRTFASRGDTRAFRGGGEVVSPATPEPSTVAPTPSLALSGGRFDVRVEWTDFSGRQGLGQAVPMTDKTGYFWFFDDSNVELLVKILDGRSDNGHFWVFYGSLSNVAFTLRVLDTETGVERVYENPSRTFASRGDTAALPAP; encoded by the coding sequence ATGAAAAGGGTTGTCGGCGTTTGCGCCCTGCTGCTTTTGATCGCCGGCTCTCCAACCGCCTTCGGCGGCGAGGCCGCGCACTACGACGCCGCCGGCCAGCCGGTGCTGTGGGATCCTTCGCTGCCGGTGCCCTATCGCGTGGATCGTGGCTCCCTGGGGGGCTTGTCCAACGTTCAGGCGGTGGCCCTGGTGCGGGACCTGATCGGCGTTTGGGAAGCGGTGCCCACCTCCACCCTGCGCTTCGAGCGCCTCGGTTCGACGGCGGAGGACGTGGATCGGAGCAATTTCGCCCGCTATCTCGGGGCGTTCAGCGGCCAGACGACGCCGGCCGGCGAAAACGTTGTCGCCTTCGACAGCTCCGGCGAGGTTTTCGATGCGCTGTTCGGTGTCGGTACGGGCATCGTCGGTTTTGCCAACACCACCTGGGTGGACGACGGCTCCGGGCCGATTCCGCTCTCCGGCACGGCCCCGGCCGGTGCCCGGATGGTGGAGGCGGCGGTGTTTCTGAACGGCCGTTTCATCGATGGCGCCCAGGCGCCGAATGACGACAATTTCGAGATCTCGCGGCCCGCCTTCGAGGCGGCCGTGGTGCACGAGTTGGGGCACTTCGCGGGCCTCGGCCATACGCAGGTGCGCGGCCTGGCTTACCCGCCGTTCTCGGACTTGCCGGGATTGACCGGTCCGGTGGAAACGATGTTTCCGTACATCCAGCCGAACGGCAGCCAGACCACCCTGGAGCGGGATGACGTAGTGACCCTGTCGCGCCTCTACCCGACGGCGGATTTTCTGGCGAGCACCGGTTGTGCCGAGGGATCGATCACCACTTTCGACGGCGAGCCTCAGCCGGGCATCAACGTCATCGCCACCCACCGGGACGAACCGGACGACGCTCTGTCCACCGTTTCCCTCGGCGCCGATGGCCGCTTCCGTCTGTGCGGACTGCGGCCGAGCGCACCCTACACGCTACACATCGGTGAGATCGATGCCTTCCACGCCGGCGGTAGCCGGGTGGGTCCCTACTCGCCGCCGCGCATTCTGCCCGGTCCGGCGGAGGCGTGGAGCGGCGACGACGAGGGCTTCCACGAAGCCTTCGATACCGCCGAGGTGTTCTCGGTGCAAGCCGGTGGGCTGCGGCCGGAACTGGACTTCATGGTCGAGGCGCAGGCCTGGGCGGTGATCAATCAAGAGCTTTCCGGGCAGGTCGGCCCGCTCGATGTCGCCCACGGCGATTTCGATGGCGATGGAACCCTCGACCTGGTGGGAGGGCGGACCGGCGCCATCGGCGGTGAGACCGGAAACGATGTGGTTTTTTACCGTGGGCTCGGTGGTGGCTTGTTCGACCGGCCGCGCACGGTGGCTCCCTTTCCCGGCGTTTCGCAGGTGGAGGCCATTCACCTGAACCCACAGGTCGATCGCTTTCTGGACTTCGCCGCCGCCAGCGACAGCCAGGGCACGGTGCGGGGCTTCTTGGGCGACGGTCGGGGCGGTTTCAGTACCGGGGTCGTGCTGTTCCAGCTAGACCTCGAGAACTTTGCCTCGGAGGTCACGCTCGCCGCCGGGCGGGTCGACGGCGACAACCTGGACGATCTGGTGCTGCTGGCGCGCTACAGCGACGCGGCGGCCGGGTTGGAGGTCGACACCTCGGTGATCTCCCTGCTGAACGATGGCGCGGGCAGTTTTCCGCCGACGGTGAATGTTCTGCCGAGCGCCTCGCGCCTGGCGGGGATGTCCCATCGGCGGCTGCTCCTCGGCGATTTCACCGGCGAGGGCCGGGCCGACCTGGTGTTCATCGGCGATCCGGGGGTTCGGGAGGGCGACGGCCCGGCCCTCTGGCTGATGGCCGGGGACGGCGTGGGGGGGTTCGGGTGGAATCGCGTGGCACTCGGAGCCATCGCCGAGAAGCTCGGCCGAGGCCTCGCCGCCGCCGACTTCGATCAAGACGGCCGTCTCGACTTGGCGGTCATCAGCCTAGCGGCGCCCGGCGCGCCGCCGAACTTCACTCGCAGTTGGATTGAACTGCTGCGCGGTTCCGGCGACGGATCCTTCGAGCCGATGGCTCGCTACTGGGTGCCGGAAAGCTCCCAGGATGCCTTGGTCAGCGGCGACTTCGACGGCGACGGTCATGCCGACGTGGCGAGTGCCGGCGCCTTCTACGGTCCCGGCAGGCCCGGCGCGCGGCTTACCGTGGCCTACGGCGACGGTGCCGGGGGAATCCGCGGGCGGGAGGTGGTCAGCGGGCTGGCGGAATTCCCCGGGGCCACCCCTTCGGCGCTGGCGGCGGCGGATCTGGACGCCGACGGCCGCTTGGACCTGCTGTCGAGCTCCGGCGCCCTGCCCGGCCAGGCGGAGGACCACCGGCCGCGCTGGACCTCAGTGCTGCGCCGGCCGACCGGCTGTGAACCTTCGCCCCGTCATCTTTGCCTGAGCGACCGCTTTCGGGCGGAAGTGGTGTGGCAGGACTTCGAGGGTCGGCGGGGAGGGGGACGGGCGGTGCCGATCACCGCCGATACCGGTTCCTTCTGGTTTTTCGGCCAGAACCATCACGAACTGGCCGTCAAGGTGGTGGACGGTCGCTCGGACAACGGTTTCTACTGGGTGTTCTTCGGCTCCCTATCGAACGTCGCCTTCACCCTGACAGTGACCGATACCTTCACCGGAGCGGTTCGCAGCTATCACAATCCCGGCCGCACCTTTGCCAGCCGCGGCGACACCCGAGCCTTCAGGGGCGGCGGCGAAGTCGTCTCGCCGGCGACACCGGAACCCTCGACGGTGGCTCCCACCCCCTCCCTCGCCCTGTCCGGTGGGCGGTTCGACGTGCGGGTGGAGTGGACGGACTTCAGCGGGCGCCAGGGCCTTGGCCAGGCGGTACCGATGACCGACAAAACCGGCTACTTCTGGTTTTTCGACGACTCCAACGTCGAACTCCTGGTCAAGATTCTCGACGGCCGTTCCGACAATGGCCACTTCTGGGTGTTCTACGGTTCCCTCTCGAACGTCGCCTTCACCCTGCGCGTGCTCGACACCGAAACCGGCGTCGAGCGGGTGTACGAGAATCCTTCTCGCACCTTTGCCAGCCGCGGCGACACCGCGGCCCTTCCCGCACCCTAG
- the crcB gene encoding fluoride efflux transporter CrcB, with protein MVKNLLWIGLGGFCGAIARWACAGWIQRLSDSAFPWGTAVVNGVGCLVIGMVAGWAEGRQVLSPESRAFLVVGVLGSFTTFSTFGLETWELARGGGISAAAGNVGLQVTVGLAAVIAGAQIGRWLA; from the coding sequence ATGGTGAAGAACCTGCTGTGGATCGGGCTGGGCGGATTCTGCGGGGCGATCGCCCGCTGGGCCTGCGCCGGCTGGATCCAGCGGTTGAGCGATTCGGCCTTTCCCTGGGGTACTGCGGTGGTCAACGGCGTCGGTTGTCTGGTGATTGGAATGGTCGCCGGTTGGGCCGAGGGGCGGCAGGTTCTGTCGCCGGAGAGCCGGGCGTTTCTGGTGGTGGGGGTTCTCGGATCCTTCACCACCTTCTCGACCTTCGGTCTGGAGACCTGGGAACTGGCCCGAGGCGGCGGAATCTCCGCGGCCGCCGGAAATGTTGGACTGCAAGTGACGGTCGGTCTCGCCGCCGTCATCGCGGGCGCCCAGATCGGCCGTTGGCTGGCCTGA